In Drosophila willistoni isolate 14030-0811.24 chromosome XR unlocalized genomic scaffold, UCI_dwil_1.1 Seg144, whole genome shotgun sequence, one DNA window encodes the following:
- the LOC6639574 gene encoding ras guanine nucleotide exchange factor P produces the protein MSDRYPGAGAGYYEHQQESASATAMSHHYPPQPYRTAGYGYPHHPQHPGYGQGYGYGSYMSSYYRYAPYASPHYSQHHQGMFTPAGQQLIPSSVLHYPPRNQPQPQSQQQLQLHHQSSYQQQQQQQQQQLPTSNHYETPATSLFCASSAPSPSPSPSPYAQSRGFSSYHPPAGRSSTPAPNRTVLPPNYLEPLRNYAEQHHTAQLARSTPKLDESHLAMNINDLPAEAGQETATAASSPPQRLLTSPPLISATGTDSGISNCSTRARSDSSQSTPVYSGEYPVNMSVESASCVSYHCPADGREYEEEQQQQQQQQQQQDQQQQPQEQQQHQQEQQKDQEQSKVESLEKEEIAAAPPSLNILDDISDSAAKSAPIADTVLPLEAPAPAPSASASVSTAATAAGEAEEAAAVAADPVTATASDQSQSSLDKTDVTDVEINLTKPHKETASIAVTETPPQDADKSPTSNLIISEHAETELELEGPTSNWSPSHRRPLTPPVPQNSPVGYGQSTAALTNPLNPLMQLQQQQHLAINNSSHSHSHGQHGNSNTSKRNAKHRSGIGNNNNTSNNNSGNTNNNRIIECDLIPSKKSKRKTSKKENSVHEQSENVENSVREQIRDIKPLPGFLQAFGSTEIGRFSERFLQTTENFVEHLAEEYAAFAAAAAANSSHNASTSYNYNYETSSSASASASSSVTAAAAAAAAAAAAAAATAAAITPPPASLPPPSHSSSSASASSSSSSSSSQAQSYYHHYEEHNNNNNNNHNNHHPHHHLHPHSSISNNNYYSHHPMMTGRNPRMRSGYGGYGIYGGAGGGGVGGAGPSMGYGGGYGYQYQMPDYMAYERYAGAYATGPGRNRHHYRHGEIRCNGY, from the exons ATGTCGGACAGATATCCAGGAGCGGGAGCAGGTTATTACGAGCATCAACAGGAATCGGCTTCGGCAACGGCCATGTCACATCATTACCCACCGCAGCCATATAGAACGGCCGGCTATGGCTATCCACATCATCCACAACATCCTGGCTATGGTCAAGGGTATGGTTATGGCTCATATATGTCCAGCTATTATCGTTATGCTCCATATGCCTCGCCACACTATAGTCAA catcatcagggAATGTTTACGCCCGCTGGCCAGCAATTGATACCCTCCAGTGTCCTGCATTACCCGCCCAGGAATCAGCCACAGCCTCAGTCGCAGCAGCAGCTTCAACTTCATCATCAGTCCAGCtatcaacaacagcaacaacaacaacaacaacaattacccACCAGCAACCACTATGAAACGCCAGCAACTTCACTTTTCTGTGCTTCCTCAGCcccatcgccatcgccatctcCCTCACCGTATGCCCAATCGAGAGGCTTTAGCTCATATCATCCTCCTGCCGGACGTTCCAGTACCCCAGCCCCAAATCGAACAGTTTTGCCGCCCAACTACTTGGAACCTCTACGTAACTATGCTGAGCAACATCATACGGCTCAGTTGGCTCGTTCCACACCCAAATTGGATGAATCTCATTTGGCCATGAACATAAATGATCTGCCCGCCGAGGCCGGACAAGAAACGGCAACGGCAGCCTCATCTCCGCCCCAAAGGCTACTCACATCGCCGCCATTGATCAGTGCCACAGGCACGGATAGTGGCATCAGTAATTGCAGCACACGGGCCAGAAGTGATAGTAGTCAGAGTACACCAGTCTATAGCGGTGAATATCCTGTCAATATGTCTGTGGAATCGGCCTCGTGTGTGTCTTATCATTGTCCAGCCGATGGCAGAGAATACGAGGaagaacagcagcagcagcagcaacagcagcaacaacaagatcaacagcaacag ccgcaggaacagcagcaacatcagcaagAACAGCAAAAAGACCAAGAGCAATCGAAAGTCGAGTCTTTGGAAAAGGAAGAGATAGCAGCAGCACCTCCATCTCTCAATATTCTTG ATGACATAAGCGACTCAGCTGCGAAGTCAGCGCCAATAGCAGATACAGTCTTACCATTGGaggctccagctccagctccatcggcatcggcatcggtttcaacagcagcaacagcagcaggggaagcagaagaagcagcagcagtagcagcagatCCAGTTACGGCAACAGCATCTGACCAGTCCCAGTCCAGCCTTGATAAGACCGATGTAACGGATGTGGAAATCAATTTGACGAAACCCCACAAGGAGACGGCATCTATAGCAGTTACAGAGACGCCGCCGCAGGATGCTGACAAGTCGCCCACATCTAATCTAATAATAAGCGAACATGCCGAGACAGAGCTGGAATTAGAGGGG cCAACGTCAAACTGGAGTCCCTCACACCGACGACCATTGACTCCACCCGTGCCACAGAATTCGCCTGTGGGCTATGGCCAATCTACAGCAGCGCTGACGAATCCTTTGAATCCTTTAATgcaattgcagcagcagcaacatttaGCTATAAATAATAGCAGCCACAGTCATAGCCATGGCCAacacggcaacagcaacacctCAAAGCGTAATGCCAAGCATCGAAGTGGcattggcaacaacaacaacaccagcaacaacaacagcggcaACACCAACAATAATCGCATCATTGAATGTGATCTAATACCGAGCAAGAAATCAAAACGTAAAAcaagcaaaaaggaaaactcaGTCCATGAGCAATCGGAAAACGTTGAAAATTCAGTGAGAGAGCAAATAAGG gACATAAAGCCGTTGCCTGGTTTTCTTCAAGCATTTGGCTCCACCGAAATTGGACGTTTCTCGGAAAGATTTCTGCAGACAACGGAAAACTTTGTAGAACATTTGGCTGAGGAATATGCAGCATTTGCTGCAGCAGCTGCCGCCAACAGTAGTCACAATGCATCAACGTCCTATAACTATAACTATGAGACATCTTCATCCGCATCAGCGTCAGCATCGTCTTCGGTAACGGCAGcggccgcagcagcagcagcagcagcggcggcagcagcagcaacggcagcagcaatAACTCCACCGCCGGCATCACTGCCACCGCCTTCACATTCTTCTTCGTCTGCTTCTgcctcatcctcatcatcatcgtcgtcgtcccAAGCCCAAAGCTATTATCACCACTATGAagagcacaacaacaacaacaacaacaaccataacaatcatcatcctcatcatcatcttcatccaCATAGCAGcattagcaacaacaactattatagCCATCATCCAATGATGACTGGTAGAAATCCAAGAATGCGTAGTGGCTATGGTGGTTATGGTATTTACGGTGgggctggtggtggtggcgttGGTGGTGCTGGTCCAAGTATGGGTTACGGCGGTGGCTATGGATATCAATATCAAATGCCCGACTACATGGCGTATGAGCGATATGCTGGCGCCTATGCCACTGGACCCGGACGTAATCGTCATCACTATCGCCATGGGGAAATACGTTGCAATGgctattaa
- the LOC6639572 gene encoding E3 ubiquitin-protein ligase parkin isoform X1 has translation MSFIFKFLATFVRKMLELLQFGGKTLTHTLSIYVKTNTGRTLAVNLEPQWDIKNVKELVAPQLGLQPDEVKIIFAGKELSDATTIQQCDLGQQSILHAIRLRPSSQKPKPVPSSVTLEEEESPTSEEPSKPLNETLLDLQLESDERLNITDEERVRAKAHFFVHCGQCNKLSNGKLRVRCSLCKGGAFTVHRDPECWDDVLKPRRIRGHCESLEIACVDNAAGDPPFAEFFFKCAEHVSGGEKDFAVPLNLIKNNIKDVPCLACTDISETVLVFPCASQHVTCIDCFRHYCRSRLSERQFMPHPDFGYTLPCPAGCEHSFIEEIHHFKLLTRDEYERYQRFATEEYVLQAGGVLCPQPGCGMGLLVEPDCRKVTCQNGCGYVFCRNCRQGYHIGECLPEGEQNSNQNSCEYTVDPNRAAEARWDEATNVTIKVSTKPCPKCRTPTERDGGCMHMVCTRSGCGFEWCWVCQTEWTRDCMGAHWFG, from the exons atgagttttatttttaaatttcttgcAACATTTGTGCGCAAAATGCTGGAACTTCTGCAATTCGGCGGCAAAACCTTAACCCACACACTGAGCATCTATGTGAAGACAAATACAGGACGCACCCTAGCGGTGAATCTGGAGCCTCAATGGGACATTAAGAATGTTAAGGAATTGGTGGCCCCGCAGCTTGGACTACAGCCAGATGAGGTGAAAATCATATTTGCCGGCAAAGAGTTGAGTGATGCTACAACCATACAG CAATGTGATCTTGGACAGCAAAGTATATTGCATGCCATACGCTTGAGGCCATCGTCCCAAAAGCCCAAGCCAGTGCCCTCCTCTGTCACACTCGAGGAGGAGGAATCACCCACATCAGAAGAACCGTCAAAGCCTTTAAATGAAACTCTACTTGATTTGCAATTGGAGAGCGACGAACGTCTCAATATCACCGATGAAG AACGCGTTCGGGCCAAGGCCCATTTCTTTGTTCATTGCGGCCAATGTAATAAGCTGAGCAATGGCAAATTGCGTGTCCGTTGTTCTCTTTGCAAGGGCGGAGCCTTTACTGTACATCGGGATCCCGAGTGCTGGGATGATGTCCTAAAGCCTCGACGCATACGCGGTCACTGTGAGAGTCTTGAAATAGCCTGTGTGGACAATGCAGCTGGTGATCCACCGTTTGCTGAATTCTTTTTCAAGTGTGCCGAACATGTTTCGGGGGGTGAAAAAGATTTTGCTGTTCCCCTAAACTTGATCAAGAACAATATCAAAGATGTGCCCTGTCTGGCCTGCACGGACATTAG tgaaactgttttggtttttccatGTGCCTCGCAGCATGTTACATGCATCGATTGCTTTCGCCACTATTGCCGATCACGGTTGAGTGAACGTCAGTTTATGCCACATCCGGATTTTGGTTATACCCTGCCATGTCCTGCTGGCTGTGAGCATTCGTTTATAGAAGAGATACATCATTTTAAGTTGCTGACACGTGATGAGTACGAACGTTATCAGCGTTTTGCAACCGAGGAATATGTGCTACAAGCCGGTGGTGTATTATGCCCCCAACCAGGCTGTGGCATGGGTTTGCTGGTGGAACCAGATTGCCGCAAGGTTACTTGTCAAAATGGTTGCGGTTATGTGTTTTGTCGCAATTGCCGACAGGGCTATCACATTGGGGAATGTCTGCCAGAGGGCGAGCAGAATAGTAACCAAAATTCATGTGAATATACTGTGGATCCAAAT CGCGCTGCCGAAGCCCGTTGGGACGAGGCCACCAATGTGACCATTAAAGTCAGCACCAAACCCTGTCCAAAATGTCGCACACCCACCGAGCGGGATG GTGGCTGCATGCACATGGTTTGTACACGTTCTGGCTGTGGTTTTGAATGGTGTTGGGTCTGTCAGACGGAATGGACACGCGACTGCATGGGTGCTCATTGGTTTGGTTAA
- the LOC6639572 gene encoding E3 ubiquitin-protein ligase parkin isoform X2, translating to MLRKMLELLQFGGKTLTHTLSIYVKTNTGRTLAVNLEPQWDIKNVKELVAPQLGLQPDEVKIIFAGKELSDATTIQQCDLGQQSILHAIRLRPSSQKPKPVPSSVTLEEEESPTSEEPSKPLNETLLDLQLESDERLNITDEERVRAKAHFFVHCGQCNKLSNGKLRVRCSLCKGGAFTVHRDPECWDDVLKPRRIRGHCESLEIACVDNAAGDPPFAEFFFKCAEHVSGGEKDFAVPLNLIKNNIKDVPCLACTDISETVLVFPCASQHVTCIDCFRHYCRSRLSERQFMPHPDFGYTLPCPAGCEHSFIEEIHHFKLLTRDEYERYQRFATEEYVLQAGGVLCPQPGCGMGLLVEPDCRKVTCQNGCGYVFCRNCRQGYHIGECLPEGEQNSNQNSCEYTVDPNRAAEARWDEATNVTIKVSTKPCPKCRTPTERDGGCMHMVCTRSGCGFEWCWVCQTEWTRDCMGAHWFG from the exons ATGT TGCGCAAAATGCTGGAACTTCTGCAATTCGGCGGCAAAACCTTAACCCACACACTGAGCATCTATGTGAAGACAAATACAGGACGCACCCTAGCGGTGAATCTGGAGCCTCAATGGGACATTAAGAATGTTAAGGAATTGGTGGCCCCGCAGCTTGGACTACAGCCAGATGAGGTGAAAATCATATTTGCCGGCAAAGAGTTGAGTGATGCTACAACCATACAG CAATGTGATCTTGGACAGCAAAGTATATTGCATGCCATACGCTTGAGGCCATCGTCCCAAAAGCCCAAGCCAGTGCCCTCCTCTGTCACACTCGAGGAGGAGGAATCACCCACATCAGAAGAACCGTCAAAGCCTTTAAATGAAACTCTACTTGATTTGCAATTGGAGAGCGACGAACGTCTCAATATCACCGATGAAG AACGCGTTCGGGCCAAGGCCCATTTCTTTGTTCATTGCGGCCAATGTAATAAGCTGAGCAATGGCAAATTGCGTGTCCGTTGTTCTCTTTGCAAGGGCGGAGCCTTTACTGTACATCGGGATCCCGAGTGCTGGGATGATGTCCTAAAGCCTCGACGCATACGCGGTCACTGTGAGAGTCTTGAAATAGCCTGTGTGGACAATGCAGCTGGTGATCCACCGTTTGCTGAATTCTTTTTCAAGTGTGCCGAACATGTTTCGGGGGGTGAAAAAGATTTTGCTGTTCCCCTAAACTTGATCAAGAACAATATCAAAGATGTGCCCTGTCTGGCCTGCACGGACATTAG tgaaactgttttggtttttccatGTGCCTCGCAGCATGTTACATGCATCGATTGCTTTCGCCACTATTGCCGATCACGGTTGAGTGAACGTCAGTTTATGCCACATCCGGATTTTGGTTATACCCTGCCATGTCCTGCTGGCTGTGAGCATTCGTTTATAGAAGAGATACATCATTTTAAGTTGCTGACACGTGATGAGTACGAACGTTATCAGCGTTTTGCAACCGAGGAATATGTGCTACAAGCCGGTGGTGTATTATGCCCCCAACCAGGCTGTGGCATGGGTTTGCTGGTGGAACCAGATTGCCGCAAGGTTACTTGTCAAAATGGTTGCGGTTATGTGTTTTGTCGCAATTGCCGACAGGGCTATCACATTGGGGAATGTCTGCCAGAGGGCGAGCAGAATAGTAACCAAAATTCATGTGAATATACTGTGGATCCAAAT CGCGCTGCCGAAGCCCGTTGGGACGAGGCCACCAATGTGACCATTAAAGTCAGCACCAAACCCTGTCCAAAATGTCGCACACCCACCGAGCGGGATG GTGGCTGCATGCACATGGTTTGTACACGTTCTGGCTGTGGTTTTGAATGGTGTTGGGTCTGTCAGACGGAATGGACACGCGACTGCATGGGTGCTCATTGGTTTGGTTAA
- the LOC6639571 gene encoding ADP-ribose glycohydrolase OARD1, with product MKMSLFSIREVTGDLFSAGNEYSMCHCVAADLRMGKGIAIKFRNKFGQLEVLQQQNVHPGGVAIIKDGQRFIYNLVTKQSSWGKPTYQLMHSSLTAMRQHMIDHQIRKLALPRIGCGLDGLSWSKIKDMLCELFQQDDIELIVYNYKPEK from the exons atgaaAATGTCACTGTTTAGCATACGTGAGGTGACTGGAGATTTGTTTAGTGCtggcaatgagtactccatgTGTCATTGTGTGGCTGCGGATTTGCGTATGGGCAAAGGAATTGCCATTAAATTTCG CAACAAATTTGGTCAATTGGAAGTTTTGCAGCAGCAAAATGTCCATCCCGGTGGCGTGGCCATAATCAAGGATGGCCAACGTTTTATCTACAATTTGGTGACCAAACAAAGTAGCTGGGGCAAACCAACATATCAATTAATGCACAGCTCCCTGACAGCCATGCGGCAACATATG ATTGATCATCAGATCAGAAAATTGGCTTTGCCACGCATAGGATGCGGCTTAGATGGCCTAAGTTggtcaaaaataaaagacatGCTCTGTGAGCTGTTCCAACAAGATGATATTGAATTGATTGTATATAATTACAAGCcagagaaataa
- the LOC6639453 gene encoding ADP-ribose glycohydrolase OARD1: protein MFLAQRSLLPLTTQVLQLREAFRRAFVVGMANQSSFKINEVDGDLFSAPKTHSLAHCVGADLAMAAGIAVKFKQVFGKVEELRSQKVTSGGVAILKEDERYIYYLVTKAQSYGKPTYESLQASLEQMREHMRKNNVQSLAIPRIGCGIDGLEWDKVSALLKQVFECEKLEIVVYNFVPPPPPSQ, encoded by the exons ATGTTTTTAGCACAAAGAAGTTTATTGCCACTAACTACACAAGTTCTAC AATTACGTGAGGCATTTCGACGCGCTTTTGTTGTGGGGATGGCTAATCAGAGCAGTTTCAAAATCAATGAAGTAGATGGTGATCTCTTCTCGGCACCCAAAACCCATTCTCTGGCCCATTGTGTGGGTGCCGATTTGGCCATGGCCGCTGGCATAGCAGTGAAATTCAAGCAAGTCTTTGGCAAAGTGGAGGAATTACGCTCCCAGAAGGTAACTAGCGGCGGTGTGGCCATATTGAAAGAGGATGAGCGTTATATCTACTATTTGGTTACTAAAGCTCAGAGTTATGGTAAACCCACCTATGAATCACTTCAAGCATCATTGGAACAGATGCGTGAGCACATG CGTAAAAATAATGTACAATCGTTGGCCATACCGCGTATTGGATGTGGCATCGATGGCTTGGAATGGGACAAGGTTAGCGCTTTGCTGAAGCAAGTTTTTGAGTGTGAAAAATTGGAGATTGTCGTCTACAATTTtgtgccgccgccgccgccatcacaataa
- the LOC6639452 gene encoding uncharacterized protein LOC6639452 — MAGTNVKIIESKLDIFQVPQTYALGHAVESSFSAQRGTLAWQFGLIFGDVEELRQRRVSRGNCAVLEHNSRFVYYLVTKSNIYDTTTYDDVQAALICMREHMRNHEITKVAMPRICCGNNDALDWKQVKRIMQQIFAHSEYAIEILICEHNDMTKELAAPKCQITEAKGNLFSAPDNFALVHSVSADFAMCAGINLQFRCKFGQVDDLKKQGKHTGNVAVLEQGGRYIYNLVTKERSHEKCTYTALYYALLAMREHMREHNVTKLAIPRLGCGIDRLDWLRVRSLLELVFANDTVDIIAFFYQPPSMVGDNIQIVCPTCHQMKTLNVPRHVSRSIQSLYREKTPF; from the exons atggccgggacaaatgttaaaattattGAATCGAAACTTGATATTTTCCAAGTGCCACAAACCTATGCACTGGGCCATGCCGTTGAGTCATCGTTCTCGGCCCAGCGAGGCACTTTGGCCTGGCAATTTGGCCTAATCTTTGGCGATGTCGAGGAACTGCGTCAGCGACGTGTCTCGCGCGGCAATTGCGCTGTATTGGAGCACAATTCGAGATTTGTCTATTATTTGGTAACCAAATCCAATATATACGATACGACCACTTATGATGATGTCCAAGCGGCATTAATTTGTATGCGAGAACATATG CGCAATCATGAAATCACCAAAGTGGCCATGCCACGCATTTGCTGTGGCAACAATGATGCCCTCGATTGGAAGCAAGTGAAACGCATCATGCAACAGATCTTTGCCCATAGCGAATATGCCATCGAGATATTGATCTGTGAGCACAACGACATGACAAAGGAG CTTGCCGCACCCAAGTGTCAGATAACCGAAGCCAAGGGTAATCTATTTAGTGCTCCCGATAATTTTGCATTGGTTCATTCGGTTAGCGCCGATTTTGCCATGTGTGCGGGCATCAATTTGCAATTCCGTTGCAAATTTGGCCAAGTCGATGATTTAAAGAAACAGGGCAAACATACGGGAAATGTTGCCGTTTTGGAACAAGGCggtagatatatatacaatcTGGTTACCAAAGAGCGTAGCCACGAGAAATGTACATATACGGCCTTATATTATGCCCTCTTGGCCATGCGGGAACATATG AGGGAACATAATGTCACCAAATTGGCTATACCACGCCTTGGCTGTGGCATTGATCGTTTAGATTGGCTACGTGTACGTAGTCTATTGGAATTGGTTTTTGCCAACGATACAGTGGATATTATTGCCTTTTTTTATCAGCCACCCAGCATGGTGGGGGATAATATTCAGATCGTGTGTCCCACATGTCATCAAATGAAGACCTTGAATGTGCCCCGACATGTTAGCCGCTCCATACAGTCACTCTACAGAGAGAAGACTCCATTTTAA
- the LOC6639450 gene encoding uncharacterized oxidoreductase YjmC isoform X1, protein MTSLTLLLLRSANATTYAAASAAASFGNWRLIQTLQRRQQQLQLQQQQQQQQQCRRLHSTTKCDFEPLQIVARTMSSAIAPKLVAVAESRRFMIDCFKAVKVPQAHAEAQADLLVAADHRGHFSHGMNRLEMYINDLAINSTDGGAIPQILKETPATAWVDGRNGLGAVVGNYCMDLAIKKAKTVGVGWVCAKGSNHYGMAGWYAIRAMEQGLVGMSMTNTSPLMAPTRGKEAALGTNPLSMGAPATNGDKFLLDMATTAVAVGKIEIQRRKGAPLPDGWAQDPNGNVTNDAELGFSTGCLMPLGGAELTSGYKGYGLGAMVDILSGVMSGAHYSTQVRKWTHAGADSAADLGQVFIAVDPNCFAPNFEERMTDFNSRLRSTEPTDPSKPVLLAGDKEGQNMAAVDAVGGIQYLENQLKTCANLAEKLHIKPLSFN, encoded by the exons ATGACTTCGTTGacattgctgctgctgcgttcGGCTAACGCCACCACCTACGCCGCTGCCTCTGCCGCTGCCAGCTTTGGCAATTGGCGGTTAATTCAAACACTTCAAAGACGCCAACAACAATTGCAgttacaacaacagcaacaacaacagcagcaatgtAGGCGTTTGCATTCGACAACAAAGTGCG ACTTTGAACCACTTCAAATTGTAGCCAGAACAATGTCATCTGCAATTGCTCCCAAATTGGTTGCCGTGGCCGAATCGCGTCGCTTTATGATCGATTGCTTCAAGGCTGTCAAAGTGCCACAAGCTCATGCCGAAGCCCAAGCGGATCTTTTGGTTGCTGCCGATCATCGTGGCCATTTCAGTCATGGCATGAACCGTCTGGAGATGTATATTAACGATTTGGCCATCAATTCAACCGATGGTGGGGCCATACCACAAATCCTAAAGGAAACTCCAGCCACCGCTTGGGTAGATGGACGCAATGGCCTGGGCGCTGTGGTGGGTAACTACTGCATGGATTTGGCCATCAAGAAGGCCAAAACTGTTGGTGTTGGTTGGGTCTGTGCCAAGGGCTCGAATCATTATGGCATGGCCGGTTGGTATGCCATTCGTGCCATGGAACAGGGCCTGGTGGGCATGTCAATGACCAATACATCACCGCTGATGGCTCCAACTAGGGGCAAGGAGGCCGCTCTGGGCACAAATCCCCTCTCGATGGGCGCTCCGGCGACAAATGGTGACAAATTCCTCTTGGACATGGCCACCACAGCGGTTGCTGTGGGCAAAATCGAGATTCAACGTCGCAAGGGGGCTCCATTGCCCGATGGTTGGGCCCAGGATCCCAATGGCAATGTGACCAATGATGCCGAATTGGGCTTCTCCACCGGTTGCCTCATGCCCTTGGGCGGTGCCGAACTCACATCGGGCTATAAGGGTTATGGCCTCGGTGCCATGGTCGATATTCTCTCTGGTGTGATGTCCGGTGCCCATTATTCAACTCAGGTTCGTAAATGGACTCATGCTGGTGCCGATTCCGCTGCTGATCTGGGTCAGGTCTTTATCGCCGTCGATCCCAATTGCTTTGCCCCCAACTTTGAGGAACGCATGACTGATTTCAATAGCCGCTTGAGGAGTACCGAACCG ACCGATCCCTCGAAGCCCGTACTTTTGGCCGGTGATAAGGAAGGACAAAACATGGCTGCCGTGGATGCTGTCGGTGGCATTCAATATCTGGAAAACCAATTGAAGACTTGCGCCAATCTGGCCGAGAAGCTGCATATCAAGCCTTTAAGCTTTAACTAA
- the LOC6639450 gene encoding uncharacterized oxidoreductase YjmC isoform X2 yields the protein MYIIYFEPLQIVARTMSSAIAPKLVAVAESRRFMIDCFKAVKVPQAHAEAQADLLVAADHRGHFSHGMNRLEMYINDLAINSTDGGAIPQILKETPATAWVDGRNGLGAVVGNYCMDLAIKKAKTVGVGWVCAKGSNHYGMAGWYAIRAMEQGLVGMSMTNTSPLMAPTRGKEAALGTNPLSMGAPATNGDKFLLDMATTAVAVGKIEIQRRKGAPLPDGWAQDPNGNVTNDAELGFSTGCLMPLGGAELTSGYKGYGLGAMVDILSGVMSGAHYSTQVRKWTHAGADSAADLGQVFIAVDPNCFAPNFEERMTDFNSRLRSTEPTDPSKPVLLAGDKEGQNMAAVDAVGGIQYLENQLKTCANLAEKLHIKPLSFN from the exons ATGTacattatat ACTTTGAACCACTTCAAATTGTAGCCAGAACAATGTCATCTGCAATTGCTCCCAAATTGGTTGCCGTGGCCGAATCGCGTCGCTTTATGATCGATTGCTTCAAGGCTGTCAAAGTGCCACAAGCTCATGCCGAAGCCCAAGCGGATCTTTTGGTTGCTGCCGATCATCGTGGCCATTTCAGTCATGGCATGAACCGTCTGGAGATGTATATTAACGATTTGGCCATCAATTCAACCGATGGTGGGGCCATACCACAAATCCTAAAGGAAACTCCAGCCACCGCTTGGGTAGATGGACGCAATGGCCTGGGCGCTGTGGTGGGTAACTACTGCATGGATTTGGCCATCAAGAAGGCCAAAACTGTTGGTGTTGGTTGGGTCTGTGCCAAGGGCTCGAATCATTATGGCATGGCCGGTTGGTATGCCATTCGTGCCATGGAACAGGGCCTGGTGGGCATGTCAATGACCAATACATCACCGCTGATGGCTCCAACTAGGGGCAAGGAGGCCGCTCTGGGCACAAATCCCCTCTCGATGGGCGCTCCGGCGACAAATGGTGACAAATTCCTCTTGGACATGGCCACCACAGCGGTTGCTGTGGGCAAAATCGAGATTCAACGTCGCAAGGGGGCTCCATTGCCCGATGGTTGGGCCCAGGATCCCAATGGCAATGTGACCAATGATGCCGAATTGGGCTTCTCCACCGGTTGCCTCATGCCCTTGGGCGGTGCCGAACTCACATCGGGCTATAAGGGTTATGGCCTCGGTGCCATGGTCGATATTCTCTCTGGTGTGATGTCCGGTGCCCATTATTCAACTCAGGTTCGTAAATGGACTCATGCTGGTGCCGATTCCGCTGCTGATCTGGGTCAGGTCTTTATCGCCGTCGATCCCAATTGCTTTGCCCCCAACTTTGAGGAACGCATGACTGATTTCAATAGCCGCTTGAGGAGTACCGAACCG ACCGATCCCTCGAAGCCCGTACTTTTGGCCGGTGATAAGGAAGGACAAAACATGGCTGCCGTGGATGCTGTCGGTGGCATTCAATATCTGGAAAACCAATTGAAGACTTGCGCCAATCTGGCCGAGAAGCTGCATATCAAGCCTTTAAGCTTTAACTAA